One Candidatus Poribacteria bacterium genomic region harbors:
- a CDS encoding heavy metal translocating P-type ATPase: MEQQINLPITGMHCENCTSTITRHLKKMDGILAAEVSLATEYAAVTFDTSTLSEETIVDKIRDLGFDVVGEDEEDEARAEESRRQKIQFTVGVIFTLPLFLLSMGRDMNLLGEWASAHWVNWLMFGLALPVQGYVAWDYYIGGFKALRNRSANMDVLVAMGTSVAFFYSLVVTIALTAGGGERFGAHVYFETAAVIVTLIKLGKLLEARAKGKINAALKKLPKLFPETACRLENGEEQHVPIEQVGVGDVLLVRPGESIPVDGVVRSGTSAIDESVFTGESVPVDKVPGDAVIAATMNQSGMLTMEATHIGAETALARLVQLVRTTQQSKPPIQRAADAVTNVFVPVVTAIAVVTFLVWWFLIGAGFTPAMLRLVAILVTACPCALGLATPTAVMMGTGIGAQRGILFRNGEALERAGDLTTIVLDKTGTLTEGKLTLTDILTDKDESELLQLSAAAERGSEHPIGKAVVQAAKERGLDIATPSAFEAVVGHGIAAQVGENSVIIGNLPLIQQHSVPTNGFEEEAARLQTEAKTVLWVAVDGYVVGLLAVADTLKPEAQAAVSELYELGCTVTMMTGDNRVTADTIAKAARISDVMAELKPEDKAAAVKKLQTENGGLVAMVGDGINDTPALAQADIGISLGTGTDIARETAHVTLMHSDLRGLPDAIRLSRSTMRTIKQNLFWAFFYNVLLIPIAAGALYPLSFVPTMFRELHPMLAAFAMAFSSVSVVLNSLRLQWRKS, encoded by the coding sequence ATGGAACAACAAATTAACCTCCCTATCACCGGAATGCACTGCGAAAACTGTACAAGTACTATCACACGGCATCTTAAAAAGATGGATGGTATCCTTGCCGCAGAGGTTAGCCTCGCCACCGAATATGCAGCGGTTACCTTCGATACATCCACACTCAGCGAGGAAACCATCGTTGATAAGATCCGAGATCTCGGTTTTGACGTTGTCGGTGAGGACGAAGAGGACGAAGCTCGCGCTGAGGAATCCCGACGGCAAAAGATACAATTCACTGTCGGTGTAATCTTCACGCTCCCACTTTTTCTCCTCAGCATGGGTAGAGACATGAACCTGTTGGGTGAGTGGGCATCTGCGCACTGGGTTAACTGGCTGATGTTTGGTTTAGCATTACCGGTGCAGGGTTATGTCGCCTGGGACTATTACATCGGCGGCTTTAAGGCACTGCGCAACCGATCCGCCAATATGGATGTACTCGTTGCAATGGGCACATCCGTAGCGTTTTTCTATAGTCTCGTTGTAACGATTGCACTAACAGCGGGCGGGGGGGAACGCTTCGGCGCGCATGTCTATTTTGAGACAGCCGCAGTTATCGTTACGTTGATTAAGTTAGGGAAACTACTTGAAGCACGTGCCAAAGGTAAGATAAACGCAGCCCTCAAAAAACTCCCGAAACTTTTTCCCGAAACAGCGTGCCGCTTAGAAAACGGCGAGGAACAACACGTTCCTATTGAACAGGTCGGTGTTGGAGATGTCCTTCTTGTGCGTCCCGGCGAAAGTATTCCTGTTGATGGTGTGGTGCGCAGCGGCACAAGTGCCATTGATGAAAGCGTCTTCACCGGAGAAAGCGTACCTGTAGATAAGGTACCGGGCGACGCTGTGATCGCGGCGACGATGAATCAGAGTGGCATGCTCACAATGGAAGCCACACATATAGGGGCAGAAACGGCACTTGCCCGTCTTGTCCAATTGGTACGGACAACGCAACAGAGCAAACCTCCCATCCAACGCGCTGCCGATGCAGTCACAAATGTGTTTGTACCTGTTGTCACCGCGATTGCCGTTGTGACGTTTCTCGTGTGGTGGTTTCTCATCGGAGCAGGATTCACCCCGGCAATGCTCCGTTTAGTTGCAATCCTCGTCACAGCCTGCCCTTGTGCATTGGGACTTGCCACCCCGACCGCCGTTATGATGGGAACCGGTATCGGTGCGCAGCGCGGCATCCTCTTCCGAAACGGTGAAGCACTTGAACGCGCTGGGGACTTAACCACAATTGTGCTCGATAAAACAGGCACCTTGACAGAGGGCAAACTCACGCTTACCGATATTCTCACAGATAAAGACGAATCGGAACTCCTACAACTGTCTGCTGCTGCGGAGCGTGGCAGTGAACATCCCATCGGAAAAGCAGTTGTCCAAGCCGCTAAGGAACGTGGACTGGACATCGCTACGCCAAGTGCGTTTGAGGCAGTTGTTGGGCACGGTATCGCTGCACAAGTGGGTGAAAATAGTGTCATCATAGGCAATTTACCCTTAATTCAACAACACAGTGTTCCCACGAACGGATTTGAAGAAGAAGCAGCGCGTCTACAGACTGAGGCGAAAACTGTCCTATGGGTTGCTGTTGATGGGTACGTTGTTGGGCTTTTGGCGGTCGCGGACACGTTGAAACCCGAAGCACAAGCTGCAGTCTCGGAGCTCTACGAACTTGGATGTACTGTAACAATGATGACGGGGGATAACCGCGTTACGGCTGATACGATCGCCAAGGCTGCACGGATTAGCGATGTCATGGCAGAACTCAAACCCGAAGATAAAGCGGCAGCTGTTAAGAAGCTACAGACGGAAAATGGTGGACTCGTTGCAATGGTAGGCGATGGCATTAACGATACCCCCGCATTGGCACAAGCCGATATTGGCATCTCACTCGGCACAGGCACCGATATTGCCAGAGAGACAGCACACGTGACGCTCATGCACAGCGATTTGCGTGGACTCCCAGATGCCATTCGGCTGAGCCGCTCAACGATGCGCACGATTAAACAGAACCTGTTCTGGGCATTTTTCTACAATGTGCTTTTAATTCCTATCGCAGCAGGCGCACTTTATCCACTATCTTTCGTGCCGACAATGTTCCGAGAACTACACCCGATGCTTGCCGCGTTTGCAATGGCATTTAGCAGTGTATCGGTTGTGCTGAATAGTCTGCGGCTCCAATGGAGAAAATCATGA
- a CDS encoding helicase-related protein, with amino-acid sequence MISDITYGTIVEGPLWSEPVQVLAYQPLPDGGFHIVGTLTNSQTSINEEITTVEADELRRVTTQVDFTGNARHAFLGLEAKRYRYAALYDPTFAISISKVDPLPHQIEAVWQVLKQTRIRFLIADDPGSGKTIMAGLIAKELKLRNQVKRILIVAPGHLITQWTQEMKTRFEENFTHVTRAYVNSHQHENVWHREQQLITSMDFARQDEIRETIANTHFDLIIVDEAHKMAADQYGETKRYKLGKCLSNCTTHLLFLTATPHRGDSENFRLFLDLLEPGFFADPTQVQESIRKKDNPLFIRRVKEDLKDFEGKPLFLPRHVQTKPFRLGAESEREMELYNALSEYIREQYNRFSEDSQKRNNVAFALVILQRRLASSTYALCISLQRRQKRLTELLESVTLQVDTAPTEQQRDEIEDLGEAERWEREQQWEVLSVAENREELEDEIETLKYLERKAQQIIDSEKEIKLQQFKKALDELNGQHSNEKILIFTEYFDTLDYLAQKVKAWGFSVSVIHGKMPHEKRVETQQIFEDETQILIATEAAGEGINLQFCHLMINYDLPWNPNRLEQRMGRIHRYGQKNEVHVINLVASDTREGAVFNRLFEKLDTIRDALGRDRVYDVIGELFPKRNLAQLMLEAAASTRNHAQLLEEIDTTLDAGQLNFFKNFNEDTLVSPYINLPQVNELQQQAREHGLIPEYTREFFRKTFETLNRTLHKRQDGLFKIERVPSQIAKISEDLQFRQMYPALTRGSYPKVTFDKAHASIDPTAEFISFGHPLFEATVRYAEQTYAEALKMGACFEDPDGIYKGVIVFYEGEIRDGAENVTGKRLFAFYLGDGSDTIKKVNPVLIWDFREVEAGPVREPIEIQELEEKFGTQVRIHLEQYKQELTEERERQVNIKRKYGIASLDQLILKLDRELLELGARSEKGEDVRLVTQNKAEQKRHYEEEKERLEETCRQEVTLARKPPTFAGAIRIIPATQVDDTDTQPYNKSEIERIGMESATRHEEKQGHIVEDISAENLGFDLRSKTPDGKVRCIEVKARADRAPVTLTSNEWFRAKQLKDDYFLYVVLNVATQPELYIIRNPANQITDIIQVKEVRYQVPLSEITGSDKLA; translated from the coding sequence ATGATTTCTGATATTACTTACGGTACAATAGTTGAAGGACCTCTCTGGTCCGAACCAGTTCAAGTTTTGGCTTATCAGCCACTTCCAGACGGTGGTTTTCACATTGTTGGGACCCTGACGAATTCACAGACATCTATCAATGAGGAAATTACTACAGTAGAAGCGGATGAATTGCGTCGTGTTACAACACAAGTAGATTTTACAGGTAATGCTCGTCACGCCTTTCTTGGACTTGAGGCGAAACGCTACCGATATGCGGCTCTCTACGATCCAACCTTTGCGATTAGCATCTCAAAGGTTGACCCGCTACCGCATCAGATTGAAGCGGTGTGGCAGGTTCTCAAGCAGACGCGTATCCGCTTTCTCATAGCTGATGACCCGGGATCTGGTAAAACGATTATGGCGGGGCTCATTGCGAAGGAACTTAAACTCCGAAATCAGGTTAAACGTATCTTAATTGTTGCTCCGGGGCACCTAATCACGCAGTGGACACAAGAGATGAAGACACGATTTGAGGAGAACTTTACTCATGTCACGCGTGCCTACGTCAATTCACATCAACATGAAAACGTCTGGCATCGTGAACAACAATTGATTACCTCCATGGATTTTGCTCGCCAAGATGAAATCCGTGAGACAATAGCCAACACTCATTTTGACCTGATTATTGTTGACGAGGCGCATAAGATGGCTGCCGATCAGTACGGTGAAACTAAGAGGTATAAGTTGGGTAAATGTCTCTCTAACTGCACAACACACCTTCTCTTTCTCACGGCAACACCGCATCGGGGCGATTCTGAAAACTTTCGACTTTTCCTCGATTTACTTGAGCCTGGTTTCTTTGCAGATCCAACCCAAGTTCAAGAATCCATTAGAAAGAAGGATAATCCGCTCTTCATCCGGCGAGTAAAGGAAGACCTTAAAGATTTTGAAGGAAAACCCCTTTTCTTACCTCGCCACGTCCAGACCAAACCGTTTCGCCTTGGTGCAGAATCTGAACGCGAAATGGAACTTTATAACGCGCTCTCCGAGTACATCCGTGAGCAGTACAACCGATTTTCTGAGGATTCACAGAAGCGAAACAATGTCGCTTTTGCACTGGTTATCTTGCAACGACGACTTGCCTCCAGTACCTACGCGCTCTGCATCTCACTTCAACGCCGACAAAAACGTCTAACAGAATTACTTGAGAGTGTCACACTTCAAGTGGATACAGCACCGACCGAGCAGCAGCGCGACGAAATAGAAGATCTCGGTGAAGCCGAACGCTGGGAGCGGGAGCAGCAATGGGAAGTCCTCTCCGTTGCCGAAAACAGGGAGGAGTTAGAAGATGAGATCGAGACGCTCAAATACCTTGAACGTAAGGCACAACAGATTATTGACAGTGAAAAGGAAATTAAGCTACAACAATTCAAAAAAGCACTTGATGAACTAAACGGGCAACACTCTAATGAAAAGATTCTCATCTTCACTGAGTACTTTGATACGCTGGATTACCTAGCCCAGAAGGTGAAGGCATGGGGTTTTTCTGTATCCGTCATCCATGGAAAAATGCCACACGAAAAGCGGGTAGAAACACAACAAATCTTTGAAGACGAAACGCAGATCCTCATTGCAACGGAGGCTGCAGGCGAGGGTATTAATCTCCAATTCTGTCACTTGATGATTAACTACGACTTACCGTGGAATCCGAATCGTCTTGAGCAGCGGATGGGACGAATTCATCGCTACGGACAAAAAAACGAGGTTCATGTTATCAACCTTGTCGCGTCCGATACTCGGGAAGGGGCTGTTTTTAACCGCCTCTTTGAAAAACTTGATACCATCCGAGATGCGCTCGGCAGAGATCGCGTCTATGATGTTATTGGAGAACTTTTTCCCAAGAGGAATTTGGCACAACTCATGCTTGAAGCTGCTGCAAGCACACGTAACCATGCCCAACTTCTTGAGGAAATTGACACCACCCTTGATGCTGGACAGTTAAACTTCTTTAAGAATTTCAACGAGGATACGCTTGTCTCGCCTTATATCAACCTGCCTCAAGTAAATGAGCTCCAGCAACAGGCGCGCGAACACGGACTTATCCCTGAATATACACGTGAGTTTTTCCGAAAAACTTTTGAAACTCTCAATCGTACTCTTCATAAACGCCAAGATGGTTTATTTAAAATTGAACGTGTACCTTCCCAAATAGCGAAAATCAGCGAGGACTTGCAGTTCAGGCAGATGTACCCGGCGTTGACACGCGGAAGTTACCCAAAAGTAACGTTTGATAAAGCGCATGCCTCTATAGATCCAACAGCTGAATTCATTTCTTTCGGTCATCCACTTTTTGAAGCAACTGTGCGATATGCCGAACAAACTTACGCCGAAGCTCTCAAAATGGGTGCCTGCTTTGAAGATCCAGATGGTATATATAAGGGGGTTATTGTATTCTATGAAGGTGAAATCCGAGATGGAGCGGAGAATGTAACAGGAAAACGTCTCTTTGCGTTTTATCTCGGTGATGGCTCGGACACTATAAAAAAAGTTAACCCAGTGCTTATCTGGGACTTCCGAGAAGTAGAAGCGGGACCAGTCCGAGAACCCATAGAGATACAAGAACTTGAAGAAAAATTTGGAACACAAGTACGCATTCACTTAGAGCAATATAAGCAAGAGCTTACCGAAGAACGGGAACGACAGGTGAACATCAAAAGAAAATACGGTATCGCCTCATTAGATCAACTCATCCTTAAATTGGATCGTGAACTGCTTGAACTTGGGGCGCGTAGTGAAAAGGGCGAAGATGTCAGATTGGTTACCCAAAACAAGGCGGAACAGAAACGTCACTATGAGGAAGAAAAAGAAAGATTAGAAGAAACATGTCGGCAAGAGGTGACGCTCGCCAGAAAACCACCGACCTTTGCTGGGGCAATTCGCATCATACCTGCTACTCAGGTCGATGATACAGACACTCAACCGTATAACAAATCGGAAATTGAACGGATCGGTATGGAGTCTGCTACGCGTCATGAAGAAAAACAGGGGCACATCGTAGAGGATATCTCGGCAGAGAATCTGGGCTTCGATCTCCGCTCAAAAACCCCGGATGGCAAAGTCCGATGCATTGAAGTGAAAGCTCGCGCGGACCGCGCACCTGTTACGCTCACTTCCAACGAGTGGTTCAGAGCCAAGCAACTCAAGGACGATTACTTTCTCTACGTCGTTCTTAATGTTGCAACGCAACCGGAACTTTATATTATACGGAATCCTGCTAACCAGATAACCGATATAATACAGGTTAAGGAAGTAAGGTATCAAGTTCCACTTTCAGAGATAACAGGAAGTGACAAACTTGCCTAA